The following coding sequences lie in one Arthrobacter sp. SLBN-122 genomic window:
- a CDS encoding ABC transporter substrate-binding protein, giving the protein MPSSTPRRTVIKAGAVLMALGMTSCTGMPSPSPTSGTPSSTPAEPDATFNFGTAAQPLGLDPALSSDVESQRITRQILEGLVGVDQTTGKPTPLLATEWNESNEGRTYTFKLRTGVTFQDGTPFNADAVCTNFNRWFAFPAELRKQAPGSSFKSVFKAHSDEPGLSIFKSCTAVSADTVQIDLTQRFTAFLQALTLPAFAIASPAALAAGRADVLDQNRGGQAMSAFATNPVGTGPFTLSAWGNDAVTLSSNKTYWGDRGQIATINFLAYNHPQTRLQALLDGKIDGYDAVTVGNFDQLVKRGKQIVQRDPFSVMYVGMNQDIPVLQNQKVRQAVELAIDKETLIRKFFIDNTAKATQFVPPKISGFNNDAPALGHDPLKARDYLKEGGYAGEELKFYYPMNVTRPYLPTPEKVYAELSRQLTAVGFNIRPIPVDWSDGYLQKVQSAGDHALHILGWNGSYSDADNFVGPLFGEKNGEFGYQDPQVFSKINRARGLPDGKERDELYHTINAQIAATVPAVPIAFPISALALSDRVLSYPASPVLNEVFTKVQLKP; this is encoded by the coding sequence GTGCCCAGCAGTACACCGCGGCGGACGGTCATCAAGGCCGGCGCCGTCCTCATGGCGCTGGGCATGACGTCATGCACGGGAATGCCGTCCCCTTCCCCCACCTCCGGAACGCCCAGTTCGACGCCCGCTGAGCCGGATGCCACGTTCAATTTCGGCACCGCCGCCCAGCCCCTCGGACTGGACCCGGCCCTTTCCAGTGATGTGGAGTCCCAGCGCATCACCCGCCAGATCCTTGAAGGCCTGGTGGGCGTTGACCAGACCACCGGCAAGCCCACCCCGCTGCTGGCCACGGAATGGAACGAGTCCAACGAAGGCAGGACCTACACCTTCAAGCTCCGCACGGGGGTGACCTTCCAGGACGGCACCCCCTTCAATGCCGACGCCGTCTGCACCAACTTCAACCGCTGGTTCGCCTTTCCCGCGGAGTTGCGGAAACAGGCGCCCGGCAGCTCGTTCAAGAGCGTGTTCAAGGCGCACTCTGACGAGCCCGGGCTGTCCATCTTCAAAAGCTGCACTGCGGTGTCCGCCGACACCGTCCAGATTGACCTGACGCAGCGCTTCACGGCGTTCCTCCAGGCACTGACCCTGCCGGCCTTCGCCATTGCGTCCCCGGCAGCCCTTGCCGCCGGCAGGGCCGACGTCCTGGACCAGAACCGGGGCGGCCAAGCAATGTCCGCGTTCGCCACCAACCCGGTGGGCACCGGACCCTTCACCCTGTCCGCATGGGGCAACGACGCGGTCACCCTGTCCAGCAACAAGACCTACTGGGGCGACCGTGGCCAGATCGCCACCATCAACTTCCTGGCCTACAACCATCCCCAGACCCGCCTCCAGGCCCTGCTGGACGGAAAGATCGACGGTTATGACGCCGTCACCGTGGGAAATTTCGATCAACTGGTCAAGCGCGGCAAGCAGATTGTGCAGCGCGACCCCTTCTCGGTGATGTACGTCGGCATGAACCAGGACATCCCGGTGCTCCAGAACCAGAAGGTCCGGCAGGCGGTGGAGCTGGCGATCGACAAGGAAACCCTGATCCGGAAGTTCTTCATCGACAACACTGCCAAGGCCACACAGTTCGTCCCGCCCAAGATCAGCGGGTTCAACAACGACGCGCCGGCCCTGGGACACGATCCGCTGAAGGCCAGGGATTACCTCAAGGAGGGCGGCTACGCGGGCGAGGAACTGAAGTTCTACTACCCCATGAATGTCACCCGCCCCTACCTGCCCACGCCGGAGAAGGTTTACGCGGAGCTCAGCCGCCAGCTGACAGCGGTCGGCTTCAACATCCGGCCCATCCCGGTTGACTGGTCCGACGGCTACCTGCAGAAGGTCCAGTCCGCCGGCGACCACGCGCTCCACATCCTCGGCTGGAACGGCTCCTACTCCGACGCGGACAACTTCGTCGGCCCGCTCTTCGGCGAGAAGAACGGCGAGTTCGGCTACCAGGATCCCCAGGTCTTCTCAAAGATCAACAGGGCCCGGGGGCTGCCCGACGGCAAGGAGCGCGATGAGCTCTATCACACCATCAACGCCCAGATCGCGGCCACCGTGCCGGCTGTTCCCATCGCATTCCCCATCTCCGCGCTTGCCCTGTCAGACCGCGTGCTGAGCTACCCGGCATCCCCGGTCTTAAACGAAGTTTTCACGAAGGTCCAGCTAAAGCCTTGA
- a CDS encoding malate:quinone oxidoreductase: MTFISKTPHADVVLIGGGIMSATLGAFLKQLEPDWTISLFERLDQPGLESSDPWNNAGTGHAALCELNYSPAAKDGSVNPAKALLINEQFQLSRQFWSHLVDNNLIGSPKGFINTVPHMSFVIGEDHARFLKTRYEALKPHTLFRSMEYSEDHAQIAKWAPLIVKGRDPRERIAATRAAEGTDVDFGALTRELTTYLGHNGVEINYNHDVTGISRASDGGWDLTLKHPKSGEHGKIHAKFVFVGAGGGALHLLQASGIPESKGYGGFPVSGQFFRCTDEAIAAQHSAKVYGQASVGAPPMSVPHLDTRYVNGKRSLLFGPYAGFSTNFLKNGSYLDLPLSIRPSNIIPMLAVAKDNMDLTAYLVKEVVKKHDQKVEALREYYPEAKGGDWELITAGQRVQIIKKDPQKGGILQFGTEVIAGRDGSIGALLGASPGASTAVPIMIELLQKTFPRNFKGWQGKLKDMMPGYGVKLDENPDLAAELERATAKSLQLESVSASH, from the coding sequence GTGACCTTCATTTCCAAGACCCCACACGCCGACGTTGTCCTGATAGGCGGCGGCATCATGAGCGCCACGCTGGGGGCATTCCTCAAGCAGCTGGAGCCGGACTGGACCATCTCCCTGTTCGAACGGCTGGACCAGCCCGGGCTGGAAAGCTCAGATCCCTGGAACAATGCAGGAACGGGCCACGCCGCCCTCTGCGAGCTCAACTACTCCCCCGCAGCCAAAGACGGCTCGGTCAACCCCGCCAAGGCACTGCTCATCAACGAACAGTTCCAGCTCTCCCGCCAGTTCTGGTCCCACCTGGTGGACAACAACCTGATCGGTTCGCCCAAGGGCTTCATCAACACCGTCCCGCACATGAGCTTCGTGATCGGCGAGGACCACGCCCGGTTCCTGAAGACCCGCTATGAGGCACTGAAGCCGCACACCCTGTTCCGCAGCATGGAGTACTCCGAGGACCACGCCCAGATTGCCAAGTGGGCGCCGCTGATCGTCAAGGGCCGCGACCCCCGGGAGCGTATCGCCGCCACCCGCGCCGCCGAGGGAACCGACGTCGACTTCGGGGCACTCACCCGCGAGCTGACCACCTACCTGGGGCACAACGGCGTCGAAATCAACTACAACCACGACGTCACCGGAATCTCCCGGGCGTCCGACGGCGGCTGGGACCTGACGCTGAAGCACCCCAAGTCCGGGGAACACGGCAAGATCCACGCCAAGTTCGTCTTCGTCGGGGCCGGCGGCGGGGCCCTGCACCTGCTGCAGGCCTCCGGCATCCCGGAAAGCAAGGGTTACGGCGGCTTCCCCGTCTCCGGCCAGTTCTTCCGCTGCACCGACGAGGCCATCGCGGCCCAGCACAGCGCCAAGGTCTACGGCCAGGCGTCAGTGGGCGCTCCGCCCATGTCCGTTCCGCACCTGGACACCCGCTACGTCAACGGGAAGCGCTCGCTCCTGTTCGGCCCGTACGCCGGATTCTCCACGAACTTCCTGAAAAACGGCTCCTACCTGGACTTGCCGCTGTCCATCCGGCCGTCCAACATCATCCCCATGCTGGCAGTTGCCAAGGACAACATGGACCTCACCGCCTACCTGGTCAAGGAAGTCGTGAAGAAGCACGACCAGAAGGTCGAGGCACTGCGCGAGTACTACCCCGAGGCAAAGGGCGGGGACTGGGAACTCATTACGGCCGGCCAGCGTGTACAGATCATTAAGAAAGACCCTCAAAAGGGCGGCATCCTTCAGTTCGGAACCGAAGTGATCGCCGGCCGCGACGGCTCCATCGGTGCGCTCCTGGGCGCCTCGCCCGGAGCCTCAACCGCTGTCCCCATCATGATCGAGCTCCTGCAGAAGACGTTCCCCCGGAACTTCAAGGGCTGGCAGGGCAAGCTCAAGGACATGATGCCCGGCTACGGGGTGAAGCTGGATGAGAATCCGGACCTTGCCGCGGAGCTGGAACGGGCCACGGCCAAGTCACTCCAGCTGGAGAGCGTTTCCGCCAGCCACTGA
- a CDS encoding efflux RND transporter permease subunit, protein MFRLAHLSLANRALIALITVFASVFGVITMSSLKQELIPSIEFPQITVLSSMPGASPEVVDKQVSGPLEKALNGVEGLESTSSTSRTGVSQITMVFTYGSNLDRARNQIDRAISNAKRTLPGDVQPQAIAGSISDFPIVFLAVSSDKPLSGLNADLQRLSVPRLQKIDGVRSADVTGGASQHIEILPKPEAMTAAGTGVTSIRDALSNNGALVPAGTLQDQGKTLSLQIGSPVDSLDAIKALPLAGAKNGATIGTVADVSLKDDERTSITRTNGAETLAISVTKKPEGDTVGISHAVRDSLTDLEAELGSNARFTPVFDQAPFIEKSIKDLTTEGLLGLGFAVAIILLFLMSARSTLVTAVSIPLSLLTTFIGLSATGYSLNILTLGALTIAIGRVVDDSIVVIENIKRHLSYGEEKSTAILTAIREVAGAITASTLTTVAVFLPIAFVGELAGELFRPFALTVTMALLASLLVSLTIVPVLAYWFLRNPKGSAGTAAAGSPEARRIADEAKAKAHDAEQRSRLQRGYLPILRSTQKHPVITLMAAVLVLGATGAMTPLLATNLLGNSGQNSLTVRQVLPAGTSLADTSAAAIRLEGVLRGIDGIKDVQVTSGNAQAGFAALTSTGSSNSTFTVVTDEKANQARLQETVRTELAKVPDSGKVSVGTQQGGFGTSSTVDITLKAADSADLQAASDTVVAAMTGVPGTSEVASNLAASNPVVQVRVDRAKAAAAGLNEEQVGGVLASTISPVPAGTVRIDTNDFPVRIGQGTKFTSIDAVRNIPLPAGGRPVTLGSIASVEQVDVPVSITASNGERTAKVSITPSGSNLGAVNTEVQKRLADVQLPAGVTAEIGGATTQQAESFRQLGLALLAAIAIVYVIMVATFKSLIQPLILLVSVPFAATGAVALLLLTGVPLGLPSLIGMLMLVGIVVTNAIVLIDLINQYRQPRDGRPGMNVADAITNGARQRLRPILMTALATVFALTPMALGLTGGGGFISQPLAVVVIGGLVSSTALTLVLVPVLYRLVEGRREKKTLLRDLKARPEFGPAADVDAEFRDWTTGQVPKVSGRRAAPGAE, encoded by the coding sequence ATGTTCCGGCTGGCGCACCTTTCCCTGGCGAACCGGGCCCTGATCGCCCTGATCACCGTCTTCGCCTCGGTCTTCGGCGTGATTACGATGTCATCGCTGAAGCAGGAGCTCATTCCTTCCATCGAGTTCCCGCAGATCACCGTGCTCAGCTCCATGCCCGGTGCGTCGCCGGAAGTGGTGGACAAGCAGGTCAGCGGTCCGCTGGAAAAGGCGCTGAACGGCGTGGAGGGGCTGGAGTCCACCTCCTCCACGTCGCGCACCGGCGTCTCCCAGATCACCATGGTGTTCACGTACGGATCAAACCTGGACCGGGCCCGGAACCAGATTGACCGTGCCATCTCCAACGCCAAGCGGACCCTGCCCGGCGATGTCCAGCCGCAGGCCATTGCCGGAAGCATCAGCGACTTCCCCATCGTTTTCCTCGCGGTCTCCTCGGACAAGCCGCTCAGCGGGCTGAACGCCGACCTGCAGCGCCTGAGCGTCCCCCGCTTGCAGAAGATCGACGGCGTCCGAAGCGCCGACGTGACCGGCGGCGCCTCCCAGCACATCGAGATCCTTCCAAAGCCCGAGGCCATGACGGCAGCGGGGACAGGTGTCACCTCCATCCGGGACGCCCTGTCCAACAACGGCGCACTGGTCCCTGCCGGCACCCTCCAGGACCAGGGCAAGACCCTCTCGCTCCAGATCGGCAGCCCGGTGGACTCCCTGGACGCCATCAAGGCACTGCCGCTGGCCGGCGCCAAGAACGGGGCAACCATCGGTACTGTCGCGGATGTGTCGCTCAAGGACGATGAACGCACCTCGATCACCCGCACCAACGGTGCCGAGACGCTGGCCATCTCTGTAACCAAGAAACCCGAGGGCGACACAGTAGGCATTTCGCACGCGGTGCGGGACTCCCTGACGGACCTGGAAGCCGAACTGGGATCCAACGCCAGGTTCACCCCCGTCTTCGACCAGGCACCGTTCATCGAGAAGTCCATCAAGGACCTCACCACGGAAGGCCTGCTGGGGCTGGGGTTCGCCGTCGCCATTATCCTGCTCTTCCTGATGTCCGCCCGGTCCACGCTGGTCACGGCGGTATCCATTCCCCTGTCCCTGCTGACCACGTTCATTGGCCTGTCGGCCACAGGCTACTCGCTGAACATCCTGACGCTCGGCGCGCTCACCATCGCGATCGGGCGCGTGGTGGACGACTCCATCGTCGTCATCGAGAACATCAAGCGGCACCTCAGTTACGGCGAGGAGAAGTCGACGGCGATCCTCACGGCCATCAGGGAGGTGGCCGGCGCGATCACAGCCTCCACCCTGACCACGGTGGCGGTGTTCCTGCCGATCGCCTTCGTCGGCGAACTGGCCGGCGAACTCTTCCGGCCCTTCGCCTTGACGGTGACCATGGCGCTGCTGGCGTCGCTGCTGGTGTCCCTGACCATCGTCCCGGTGCTCGCCTACTGGTTCCTCAGGAACCCCAAGGGTTCGGCGGGCACGGCGGCGGCCGGCTCTCCGGAGGCCCGGCGGATCGCTGACGAGGCAAAAGCGAAGGCCCACGACGCCGAACAGCGCAGCCGCCTGCAGCGCGGCTACCTGCCCATCCTCCGGTCCACCCAGAAACATCCCGTCATCACCCTCATGGCTGCGGTGCTGGTGCTGGGTGCCACCGGCGCCATGACACCGCTGCTGGCCACGAACCTCCTGGGCAATTCGGGACAGAACAGCCTGACCGTGCGCCAGGTACTGCCGGCCGGCACCAGCCTGGCCGACACCAGCGCCGCCGCCATCCGCCTCGAAGGGGTGCTGCGCGGGATCGACGGCATCAAGGACGTCCAGGTGACCTCCGGCAACGCCCAAGCGGGCTTTGCCGCACTCACGTCGACGGGTTCCTCCAACTCCACATTCACCGTTGTGACGGACGAAAAGGCCAACCAGGCACGCCTGCAGGAGACCGTGCGCACGGAGCTTGCGAAGGTGCCCGACTCTGGCAAGGTATCCGTGGGCACCCAGCAGGGCGGCTTTGGCACCTCATCCACCGTGGACATCACGCTGAAGGCTGCTGACAGCGCCGACCTGCAGGCTGCCAGCGACACCGTGGTGGCGGCCATGACAGGCGTGCCGGGCACCAGTGAGGTGGCCAGCAACCTGGCCGCCAGCAACCCAGTGGTCCAGGTCCGGGTGGACAGGGCCAAAGCCGCCGCCGCTGGCCTGAACGAGGAACAGGTGGGCGGGGTGCTGGCATCCACCATCAGCCCCGTCCCTGCCGGCACCGTACGGATCGACACCAACGATTTCCCCGTCCGCATCGGCCAGGGCACCAAGTTCACCAGCATCGACGCCGTCCGGAACATTCCGCTGCCGGCGGGAGGCCGGCCGGTGACGCTGGGAAGCATCGCTTCCGTCGAGCAGGTGGACGTCCCCGTTTCCATCACCGCCAGCAACGGTGAGCGCACCGCCAAGGTGTCCATCACGCCGTCGGGCTCCAACCTGGGCGCGGTGAACACGGAAGTCCAGAAACGCCTGGCCGATGTCCAGCTGCCGGCGGGCGTCACGGCGGAGATAGGCGGCGCCACCACCCAGCAGGCGGAATCCTTCCGGCAGCTGGGGCTGGCCCTGCTGGCAGCCATCGCCATCGTGTACGTGATCATGGTGGCCACCTTCAAGTCCCTCATCCAGCCGCTGATCCTGCTGGTCTCGGTTCCGTTCGCGGCCACCGGCGCCGTGGCGCTGCTGCTGCTCACCGGAGTGCCCCTGGGCCTGCCGTCGCTCATCGGCATGCTGATGCTGGTGGGCATTGTGGTGACCAACGCCATCGTGCTGATCGACCTGATCAACCAGTACCGGCAGCCGCGTGACGGCCGGCCGGGCATGAACGTGGCGGACGCCATCACCAACGGCGCACGCCAGCGCCTCCGGCCCATCCTGATGACGGCACTTGCCACGGTCTTTGCCCTGACACCCATGGCCCTGGGCCTCACGGGCGGCGGCGGGTTCATCTCGCAGCCGCTGGCCGTGGTAGTGATCGGCGGCCTGGTCTCCTCCACCGCGCTGACCCTGGTCCTGGTCCCGGTGCTTTACCGGCTGGTGGAGGGGCGGCGCGAGAAGAAGACGCTGTTGCGCGACCTCAAGGCCCGCCCGGAGTTTGGTCCTGCCGCCGACGTGGACGCGGAGTTCCGCGACTGGACCACCGGCCAGGTTCCGAAAGTCAGCGGGCGGCGCGCCGCCCCCGGCGCCGAATAA
- a CDS encoding LLM class flavin-dependent oxidoreductase: MQIGVFSVSDITKDPTTGRTPTEHERIKASVAIAKKVEEIGMDVYALGEHHNRPFFSSSPTTTLAYIAAQTERIILSTATTLITTNDPVKIAEDFAMLQHLSDGRVDLVLGRGNTAPVYPWFGKNIQDGVELAIENYSLLRKLWDEDTVNWSGKFRTPLQNFTSTPRPLDGVAPFVWHGSIRTPQIAEVAAYFGDGFFANNIFWPKEHYQQLIGLYRERYEHYGHGKADQAIVGLGGQFFMRKNSQDAVKEFRPYFDNAPVYGHGPSLEDFTSQTPLTVGSPQEVIEKTLTFREYFGDYQRQLFLIDHAGLPLKTVLEQLDLFGEEVLPVLRREYGALKPAHVPEPPTHAGRVAALLAPQDADKAAAEA; encoded by the coding sequence ATGCAGATCGGTGTTTTCAGCGTCAGCGACATCACCAAGGACCCCACCACGGGCCGCACCCCCACCGAGCATGAACGCATCAAGGCCTCGGTGGCCATTGCCAAAAAGGTCGAGGAAATCGGCATGGACGTGTATGCCCTGGGCGAGCACCACAACCGGCCCTTCTTCTCTTCCTCCCCCACCACCACCCTCGCGTACATTGCGGCCCAGACCGAACGGATCATCCTCTCCACGGCCACCACGCTGATCACCACCAATGACCCGGTGAAGATCGCCGAGGACTTCGCCATGCTCCAGCATCTGTCCGACGGGCGCGTGGACCTGGTCCTGGGCCGCGGCAACACCGCCCCCGTGTACCCGTGGTTCGGCAAGAACATCCAGGACGGCGTGGAGCTGGCCATCGAGAACTACAGCCTCCTGCGCAAGCTGTGGGATGAGGACACGGTCAACTGGTCCGGCAAGTTCCGCACCCCGCTGCAGAACTTCACCTCCACACCCCGGCCCCTGGACGGCGTGGCTCCCTTCGTGTGGCACGGCTCCATCCGCACCCCGCAGATCGCCGAGGTGGCCGCGTACTTTGGTGACGGTTTCTTCGCCAACAACATCTTCTGGCCCAAGGAGCACTACCAGCAGCTGATCGGCCTCTACCGTGAACGGTACGAACACTACGGGCACGGCAAGGCGGACCAGGCGATCGTGGGCCTTGGCGGGCAGTTCTTCATGCGGAAGAACTCACAGGACGCCGTCAAGGAGTTCCGGCCCTACTTCGACAACGCCCCCGTGTACGGCCACGGCCCGTCCCTGGAGGACTTCACCTCCCAGACCCCGCTGACCGTGGGCAGCCCGCAGGAAGTCATCGAAAAGACCCTGACCTTCCGGGAGTACTTCGGCGACTACCAGCGCCAGCTGTTCCTGATCGACCATGCCGGGCTGCCGCTGAAGACCGTCCTGGAGCAGCTGGACCTGTTCGGCGAGGAGGTCCTGCCCGTCCTCCGCAGGGAGTACGGGGCCCTCAAGCCGGCCCACGTTCCCGAACCGCCCACCCATGCCGGCCGCGTGGCCGCCCTGCTGGCCCCGCAGGACGCCGACAAAGCCGCCGCGGAGGCGTGA
- a CDS encoding MarR family winged helix-turn-helix transcriptional regulator encodes MAAGGSESPVRLAAETWESLFRAQVAVMRRLQSGRAFRKLAVNEYDVLFTLSRCPSGWLRLNELNDNVLLSQSSLSRLVERLEKRGLVARMPAPGDGRGILLKLTDEGRELQKEIGREHVRDISALVGPALTAAEQKELMRLTDKLRSSLGPLPK; translated from the coding sequence ATGGCTGCGGGAGGATCGGAATCACCGGTGCGGCTGGCCGCCGAAACATGGGAGTCCCTGTTCCGGGCCCAGGTTGCCGTGATGCGCAGGCTGCAGTCCGGGCGCGCGTTCCGGAAGCTGGCGGTGAATGAATACGATGTCCTGTTCACGCTCTCCCGGTGTCCGTCCGGCTGGCTTCGGCTCAACGAGCTCAACGACAATGTGCTGTTGAGCCAGTCCAGCCTGAGCAGGCTGGTTGAGCGGCTCGAAAAGCGCGGACTCGTTGCCCGGATGCCGGCCCCAGGGGACGGCCGCGGCATCCTGCTGAAGCTGACTGACGAGGGGCGGGAACTGCAGAAGGAGATCGGCCGCGAGCACGTCCGGGACATCTCGGCGCTGGTGGGTCCTGCCCTGACGGCCGCGGAGCAAAAGGAACTGATGCGGCTCACGGACAAGCTGCGGAGCTCGCTGGGCCCCCTTCCCAAGTAG
- a CDS encoding transglutaminase-like domain-containing protein — MERSVSARLAFRTIANTKVAMAIAVARNSGYSSFEEALSVTAGGAEVPLTEVSDHHGGRFHYMEFAEPTDVTVEYSATVAGRAVPEDASLADRIRYVRPSRYAESDRLLPTAYAEFEGVQGADLMQAVRNWVNCELRYISGSSRGTDGAVETLLSRRGVCRDFAHLAIALLRSKDIPARLAAVYAPGLSPMDFHAVAEAYVEGAWHIIDPTGLAPRESMLRITAGRDSSDTAFLSTVGGSLVLNQLRVTAVVNGDLPVEDPAQLVALG; from the coding sequence ATGGAACGCTCTGTTTCCGCACGCCTGGCCTTCAGGACCATCGCCAACACCAAGGTGGCCATGGCCATTGCCGTGGCAAGGAACAGCGGCTACTCATCCTTTGAGGAAGCCCTCTCCGTCACGGCCGGCGGGGCAGAGGTGCCACTGACCGAGGTTTCGGACCACCACGGCGGCCGGTTCCACTACATGGAGTTCGCCGAACCCACCGACGTCACCGTGGAATACTCGGCCACGGTAGCCGGCCGCGCTGTCCCCGAAGACGCCAGCCTGGCCGACCGGATCCGCTATGTCCGTCCCAGCCGCTACGCCGAGTCGGACCGGCTCCTGCCTACGGCCTACGCCGAGTTCGAAGGGGTCCAGGGGGCGGACCTGATGCAGGCCGTCCGCAACTGGGTTAATTGTGAGCTCCGATACATCAGCGGCTCCTCCCGCGGCACGGACGGTGCGGTGGAGACCCTCCTCAGCAGGCGCGGCGTCTGCCGGGACTTCGCGCACCTGGCCATCGCCCTGCTCCGCTCCAAGGACATCCCTGCCCGGCTGGCGGCCGTCTACGCACCGGGCCTGAGTCCCATGGATTTCCATGCCGTGGCCGAAGCCTACGTGGAGGGAGCGTGGCACATCATCGACCCCACCGGGCTTGCGCCGCGGGAGTCGATGCTGCGCATCACCGCCGGCAGGGACTCGTCTGACACCGCCTTCCTGTCCACGGTGGGCGGAAGCCTGGTGCTGAACCAGTTGCGTGTCACCGCCGTGGTCAACGGCGACCTCCCGGTCGAGGATCCCGCCCAGCTGGTGGCGCTGGGCTGA
- a CDS encoding DUF1684 domain-containing protein, producing the protein MAEEQHGAAEDNPADISALDIADWRLRTFALYDNVRKFAVESPSEAHSYWRHQRDLMFGTHPASALTAADKARFSGLKTADYDPIYRFHVPLTKEGAGREMSVETATDGVVHFVRLGTFDLPEMGQLGVWKLHGYGGGIFVPFRDATAGQPGGTYGAGRYLLDTIKGAFHGVNGTGPGATFVLDFNFAYNPSCAYNEAWACPLPGPSNRLAVEIPVGELY; encoded by the coding sequence ATGGCGGAAGAGCAGCACGGCGCAGCCGAAGACAACCCGGCGGATATCTCCGCCCTGGACATCGCCGACTGGCGGCTGAGGACCTTCGCGCTCTATGACAACGTCCGCAAGTTCGCGGTGGAGAGCCCGTCAGAGGCGCACTCGTACTGGCGCCACCAGCGTGACCTGATGTTCGGCACCCACCCGGCTTCGGCGCTGACCGCCGCGGACAAGGCACGCTTCTCGGGGCTGAAGACTGCCGATTACGATCCCATCTACCGGTTCCACGTCCCCCTGACGAAAGAGGGCGCGGGCCGGGAGATGAGCGTCGAAACCGCCACCGACGGGGTGGTCCACTTTGTCCGGCTGGGGACGTTCGACCTGCCGGAAATGGGACAGCTCGGGGTGTGGAAACTGCACGGGTACGGCGGCGGTATCTTCGTTCCGTTCCGCGATGCCACGGCCGGACAGCCGGGCGGAACCTATGGGGCGGGCCGTTACCTGCTGGACACCATCAAGGGCGCCTTCCACGGCGTCAACGGCACGGGCCCCGGTGCCACGTTCGTCCTGGACTTCAATTTTGCCTACAACCCCTCCTGTGCCTACAACGAGGCCTGGGCCTGCCCGCTGCCCGGGCCCTCCAACCGGCTGGCAGTGGAAATCCCTGTAGGCGAGCTGTACTGA
- a CDS encoding GtrA family protein: MTEQPSAAAVQETTPRRLPATRHYRGILRFPVIRQLIRFSGVGVICTAASLGLYALLRPWLGAQLANAVALVLTSLLNTALNRRLTFKIAGQQRRTRDHFNGLVVIAVALVITGSSLGVLHWFNPDATVGDELLATTLSGFLATAVRFSMLRHWIFRRARHR, encoded by the coding sequence ATGACGGAGCAACCGTCCGCAGCCGCTGTGCAGGAAACCACGCCCCGGCGCCTTCCTGCCACCAGGCACTACCGGGGGATCCTGCGCTTTCCCGTCATCCGGCAGCTGATCCGCTTCTCCGGTGTTGGCGTCATCTGCACCGCGGCATCGCTCGGCCTCTACGCGCTGCTGCGGCCGTGGCTCGGCGCCCAGCTGGCCAACGCGGTGGCGCTGGTCCTCACCTCACTGCTGAACACGGCGTTGAACCGGCGGCTGACCTTCAAGATCGCCGGGCAGCAGCGCCGTACCCGTGACCACTTCAACGGCCTGGTGGTGATCGCCGTGGCGCTGGTGATCACCGGCAGCAGCCTGGGCGTGCTGCACTGGTTCAATCCGGATGCCACCGTGGGGGACGAACTGCTGGCCACCACGTTGTCCGGCTTCCTGGCCACGGCGGTGCGCTTCAGCATGCTGCGGCACTGGATATTCCGCCGCGCGCGCCACCGCTGA